The stretch of DNA CGCACCGCGATCGTCACCGGCGCGCCGTCGACCGCGAGCGTGTAGCCGCCGGCGACCTGCCGCCCCTCGATCGTGAAGCCCGCCGCCTCGAGGAGGCGCGCGGCCTCGCGCTCGCCCTCCGCGCCGCGATCGAACCGGCGCCGCATCGCGAGGCCGCGCAGCCAGCCGCGCACCCAGAGGAGGAGTGCGCACGCGATCGCGACCGCGGCGAGGGCCACGAGCGCTTCACGCGGGACGTCGTCGAGCGTCAACGAAGCGAGGATAGGCGCGCGCGAGACGGCGACGAAATTGTCAGCGTCGGATCATCGCGCGCGCGTCCTCCTCCGCCGGGGCGCGTTCTCTTCCTCCCTCGCCGTCACGAGAAACGTCTACGCTGGCCGCCGATGAAGGCCAAGACGCTCACTCTTTTCCTCGTTTCCGTCGCCGCGGCCGGCGCGCTCGCGTGCGGCAAGACCGAGCCGAAGAACCCGGCGCCCGTGGTCGCGAGCGCGCCGCCCGTCGCGTCCGCGCCGCCGCCGACGGTGCACGAGCGCGTCGTCCCGCACGTCTGCGCCGCGCGGAAGAAGGTCGCGCAGCTCCTCGGGCAGAAGAACGAGGCGCCGATCGAGCCGTTCGAGCAGAGCGCCGAGGCCGCGCCGCCGCCGTCGAGCGTCACCGCCGGCGCCGCGAGGATCCCGGCGAACCAGGCCTACCGCGTCGTCGCCCCCTCCACCGTGCTCATCCGCACCGACAACGGGCTCGGCACCGGCGTCGTCATCGATCCGAAGGGCTACGTCCTCACGAACAACCACGTCGTCGCCGACGGCCGGAAGCACGACTTCGTCATCACGGTGAAGGTCACGCTCGGCGACCTCGCGCCGACGGGGCGCATGGTCCGGCAGGAGAAGACCTACGAGGGCGTCGTCGTGAAGTCCGATCCCGTGCGCGACGTCGCGATCGTGAAGATCAAGGACCCGCCGCCGAAGCTCGAGGTCGCCAAGTTCGCCAAGAGCGCGCCGCAGGTCGCGGAGAAGGTGATCGCGGTCGGCCACGCCGGGATCGGCTTCCTCTGGGCGGCGAAGACCTGCAGCGTCGCCACGATCGGCGAGCGCCAGAGCGACGTCAGCATGCTCGCCGCGTTCGACTGCGCGAACCTGGACCCGGCCGCGCCGCCCGCGGAGGCGGAGGCGAAGAAGACCCGCTGCGACGAGGCGAAGAAGCGCATGACCGACGCGCTCAACGCGGCCACGCAGGGCCTCGCGATCCAGACCGACTGCGCGATCACGCACGGCGACAGCGGCGGCCCGCTCGTCAACGTCGTCGGCGAGGTCGTCGGCCTCAACCAGAGCATCGCCGTCGACGCCGCGACGGTCTCGTTCCACGTGCACCTCGACGAGCTCCGCGAGTTCATCGGCAAATACCCGGAGGAGGGAGTCCCCATTCTCCCTGATCCGTATTGCGACGGCGGGTTCAACCCCACGCTCGAGGACGTCGACCTCGACGGAGTCCCGGAGACGCTCGTCACGAAAGGCAATCAGGGGCTCCTCGGCAGCTTCGATCGGCTCTCGCTCCTCATCGACCTCGACGAGGACCAGGGCAAGAAATCGAAGGAAGGCCAGGCCGAGTCCTTCGACGCGGAGATCGCCCTCCTCACGATCCGCAATACCACGTACGTCTGGTACGACACGGTCGGGGACAACAAGTTCGATGTCCTCCTCGTCGACAAGGACAACGACGGAAAGCCGGAGCAGCTCTTCCACCTCGGCCCGAACGGCGCGCTGACGGAGGAGAAGGACAAATCGCTGATCCCCAATCACGACCTCAGCGCGCGCTTCGTGAAGGACCCCAAGCTCCACGTCCGCCTCGCCAAGATCGCGCAGGCGATCGGCGGCACGAAGATGATCTCGGCGAAGACCCTCGCCGCCGCGTCCGCGACGACGACGCTCCCGGATCCGCTCCTCGGCGGCGGTAACCAGGGCCGCGTGCTCGACACCGACGCGAACGGCCGCCCCGACCTCGCCGCCGTGCGCGGCGCCTTCAGCCGCGGCGTCCTCATCGACGCGGACGAGGACTCGCTCGGCACGCTCAAGGTCGGCGCCTCCGCCGACGAGCTCGTGAAGGCGAAGAAGGTCGACGCCGAGGTGGCGATCGTCGTCCAGGGCACCACCCTCTGGGCGCAGTACGACACGAACAACGACGGCAAGTTCGACCTCGCGCTCGTCGCGTCGAACGGCGGCGATCCGTCGTCGCTCATCGCCACGAGCGCCTACAAGATCGGCGACAAGGGCGAGCTCGCCCCCGCGCCCGAGAACGTCGGCCGCAAGGTGCTGCGCCCGGGCCTCCTCCCCGAGCACCCGCGCGTCGCGAACGCGTTCCGCTACTTCGGCTCCGACGTCGCCGCCGACGAGGGCATGGGCTCGGTCCCCGATCCCACCGCCGCGCGCGGCCGCTTCCGCGCGCGCGAGGTCAAGGGCCTCCCCGCCTCGACCATCGTCGAGAGCGAGGCCGGCTCCGCCAGCGTCATCCTCGTCGACGTCGATCGCGACTCGAAGGTCCCGGCGAAGGACCCCGACATCCCGAAGATCGTCGCGGACGGGAAGTTCGACGCGGAGGTCGCGATCGTGCATCGCGGCCTCGGCGACGGCGGCGCGGACTGGGTCTATTACGACACCGACGCGGACGGGAAGTTCGACTTCGTCCTCTACGTCCCCGCCACGAACAAGGAGGCCCCCGCGCAGGCGTGGCGCGTCGTGAAGGACGCGTCGGCGAAGAACGGCGTCGCCTTCCAGCACGATCCGGCGGCGATCGCGGGCAAGCCGATCCGCCACAAGACGATCTTCAAGGACAAGGCGATGGGCCCGAAGTGGAAGGCGATCGCGGAGAAGATCTTCAAGCCGTCGATGATCGAGTAGTGACGCCGAGCACCGCGGGGGACATTCCGCTCCTGACCTGGGCCCCCGAGCCCGGGGGAGAGGGCCGCGGCGCGGTCCTCCTCTTCCACGGCCTCCGCATGGGCGCCGACTCCCTCGCGCGCGAGGCCGGCTGGCTCGTCGCGCGCGGCTTCACCGTCCTCGGCGTCGACGCCCCGCACCACGGCCGCCGCTCCTCCGAGGTCGTCGAGACGATGCCGGACGCGCTTACGCTCGAGGGGCACTACGTCCTCCTCCGTCTCCTGCGCGAGGCACGGGCGGAGATCCCCGCCCTCGTCGATCACGCGCGCGCGCTCGGCCACGAGCGCGTCGCGATCGCGGGCGTCTCGTTCGGCGCCTTCATCGCGCTCGCCGCCGCCGCGGTGGAGCCGCGCCTCGACGCGTTCGTGTCGATCCTGGGGACGCCGGACTGGACCCCGCGCGACGGCGCCGTCCCCGACGATCTCCGGGAGGCCGTCGCCGAGTCTCCCCATCACCGCCCGGAGGCGTTCGCGCCGCGGCCGCTCCTCCTCTTGAACGGCGGCGCCGACGACAACGTCCGCCCCGGCCCGGCCCGCGATCTCGCCGCGCGCCTCCGCCCGCTCTACGAGGCCGCCGGCGCGGGCGCGTCGCTCGTCCACCACGAATATCCAAATACGCCGCACTTCGTCGAAGAGCCGGAGTGGGCCGATATGTGGCAGCGGACGGGCGATTTCCTGATTCAGGCCTTCGCGTCGAAGCGATAAGCGGTCTCGACCGCGCTCGCGCGCGCGCCGAATTCCTGGCAGAACGTCGCCAATCGCGAATACGGCGCGACGTCGACCACCTCGCGAAAGGGCAAATGCTCGACGAGGCAATACAGCGCCACCTCGACGAAGCTCGGCGCGCGCCCGGCCGGGAGGGCGGCGCGGACGGCGGCGAGGTGCTCGTCGAGCCAGGCGAGGCTGTTCTCGAGCCCGCGCACGACCTTCGGTGACGCCGGTTGCCCCGCGAGCTTCGCGAGGATCACGTCGACGTCGGCGGCCATGCCGTGGAGCGTGAGCTCCTCCGCGTTCGCCACCACGCGTACCTCCACGTCGCCGCGGAGCACGACGTCGCGCCGTCCGCGCGCGAGGCGTCGGCAGATGTTCTCCGTCCCGAAGAGCGGGCCCTCGTCGTCGACGAGGCTCGGCATCTTCAGCGCGGGGTTGCCGGCGTAGGTCGACGCGTCGACCGATCCGAGCTGCAGGATCGGCTCGAAGCGGTGCTCCACCCCGAGCTCGAGGGCGAACATCCGCGTGACGCGCGTGTAGTGGGAGCTGCTCCGCCCGACGATCCGGATCATCGCCCGAGCGTAGAGCCCGCGCCGGCGCCCGTCGCGGCACAGCCGCGCCGCTCCCGCGCCGGCACAGATTCACTGGCTATGGATGCTCGGCGGATCGGCGGTGGCGGACTCGAAGTTCACGGCCTGCGCGGCGAGCCACGCGCGCTCGAGGCTCTTCGGCACGTCGTCGCGGAGGAGCGCGCCCGGCTCGACGTATTCGTACATCTCGCCGTAGTGCTTCGACTCGGTCGGGCTGACGCGGCGGATGACGTGCCACGGCCGGAGCTGGTGCGGCTTGTCGAGCCCGGCCGCGGCGAGGAGCTCGGTGAACGCGCGCACGGTGTTCTTCTGGTAGTTGAAGACGCGCACCGCCTTGTCGTCGACGTCGAGGCCGACGACGAGGTCGGGGTCCTGCGTCGCTACGCCGGTCGGGCAGGTGTTGTTGTTGCACTTCTGCGCCTGGATGCAGCCGAGCGCGAACATCATCGCGCGCGCGGAGCTGCAGAGGTCCGCCCCGATCGCGAGCTTGTGCGCGATGTCGAAGCCGGTGACGACGCGTCCGCTCGCGATGACCTTGATCCGATCGCGGAGGTCGCAGCCGACGAGCGCGTTGTGAACGAAGACGAGGCTTGAAGCCGATCGGCTTGCCCTTCGAGAGGTCGCGGAGCTGTTTGACGAAGGCGCACAGCTCGAGCGGCGTCTTGAACGCGCGGTGCGAGGGCGGAGAGAGGACGTCCGCGCCCATCGGCACGCCGCGGATCTTCGAGATCTCCGGCGTGACCTTGCTCGCGGGGAGGATGCCGCCGTGGCCGGGCTTCGCGCCCTGACTCAGCTTGATCTCGATCATCTTCACCGCCGGCGTCGCCGCCTTCTCCGCGAAGCGCTCGGGGTGGAAGCCCCCGTCCTCGTCGCGGCAGCCGAAGTAGCCGGTGCCGATCTGCCAGACGACGTCGCCGCCCTCCTGGAGGTGGTACGGCGAGAGGCCGCCTTCGCCGGTGTTGTGCGCGAACCCGCCGAGCTTGGCGCCGCGGTTGAGCGCGCGGATCGCGGCGTGGCTGAGCGAGCCGAAGCTCATCGCCGAGACGTTGAGGATCGCGGCGTCGTAGGGCTGCTTGCAGTCGGGGCCGCCGATGCGGACGCGCGGGTGCGGATCGTGCGGATGTTTCGCGACGAGGGAGTGATTGATCCACTCGTAGCCGGTCTCGTAGACGTCCTTCTCCGTGCCGAACGGCACCGTGTCGATCACGTTCTTCGCGCGCTGGTAGATGAGCGAGCGAAGGTCGCGGCTGAACGGCCGGCCCGAGGAGTTCGACTCGACGAAGTACTGCTGGAGCTCCGGCCGGAAGGCCTCGAACAGGTAGCGGAGCCGCCCAACGACCGGGAAGTTCCGGCGGATGCTCTGGCTCCTTTGCATCATGTCGTAGAGGCCGAGCCCGACGACGCCGGCGACGAGGGCGAGCGGGACGTACCCGGCCGGCGTCCACCACGCGAGGGCGCCGAAGCTGGTGAGCCCGAAGAGAGAGAGACCGAGGAAGAGCTTCCGGGGCGACATCGCGGCGCAGCATACCGCGGCGAGGACTGAAGGCGGCGCGCGTCCCGCCGTTAAAGGAGGGCTGTGGAACGTCGGCTCGAGGGCTTCCCGCGCGGGGCGGAGTGGAGCGACGAGTCCGCGACGTACCTCCGTCGCGTCGAGCCCGCGCGCCACGCCGCGTTCCTCGCCGGCGATCGCGCGCGTTACGTCGACGAGCTCGACGTCGTCCGCGCCGACGGCGGCCGCATGCGGATCGAGGCGCAGACGTATTTCGCGCACGATCCGGCGACGGGGCACGTGGTCCTCTCTGGCGCGATCAAGCCGCTCGGCGATCGTCGCCTCGCGGAGGAGCGGATGGAGGCGATCGGCCGCCTCGCCGGCGGGGTCGCGCACGAGCTCAACAACCTGCTCACCGTCATCGTCTCGTATGCCCAGCTCGCGCGCGACGCGATCCCGCGTGAGCACGCCGCGCAGGAGGACCTCGCCCAGATCGCCGGCGCGGGTCGCCGCGCGGAGCGGCGGACGCGCCAGCTCCTCGCGTTCGGCCGCCGCCAGCGCGCGCCGTCGGCGCCGCTCCTCCTCGACGAGGTCGTGGACACGCTCGCGCCGCTCCTGCGCCGCGTCCTCGGCGAGGGCGTCGATCTGCGGATCGAGCGGAGCGACGACCTCCACGCGTTCAGGCTCGATCGCGCGCGGATCGAGCACGTCGTCATGAACCTCGTCGTCCACGCGCGGGACGCGATGCCCGGCGGCGGCCGCATCACGATCGCGACGCAGAACGCCGCCGTCGGCGCCGAGCGCGCGGCGGAGCTCGCGGTCGCGCCGGGCACCTACGTGCAGCTCACGGTGCGCGGCGCGGGGAGCGGCGGCGACGCTCCCGAGCTCGCGTCGACGTACGGCATCGTGAAGGAGTGCGGCGGCGCGATCGACGTCGAGAGCACGGCGCGGGCCGGCCTGACGTTCGGCGTGTACCTGCCGGTGCACGTCCGCTGCTAACGTGGAGCGATGAAGCTCCGCGTCGCCCTCGTCGTGCTCGGGCTCGGCGCGTGCAGCAGCGATCCTCCCGCGACTACGGCCCTTCCCGACGGCGGCGCCTCGTCGTCGAGCGGCTCGACGTCGACCTCGTCCTCGGGCGGCACGAGCGGCGCCCCCGCCGAGCCGTACGTCGACTTCGACGTCAATCACGTGCTCGTCACCGGCCAGTCGAACTCGGTCGCGAACGGCGGGACGCCTCCGCTCTCGACGACGCAGCCGTTCGCGAACCTCATGTTCGACACCGGCGTCATGCCGATGAGCCGCTGCGACGGGGAAGGTTGCAAGACGTGGAACGAGCCGACGTCGTTCGTGCCGCTCGTCGAGGGCGACACGTTCTTCGACTACGCGGTCGAGACCCCCGCCGCCGGGCTCGCGAACGAGGTGACGCACCTCCGCGCCGGGCACGTGGTGCTCGCGAGCGTCCACGGCCGGAGCGGGAATACCTATCAGTGCCTCCGGAAGGACGGCTGCAATTACAAACAAGGATACCTCGAGCCGTTCGAGCAAGGGATGAAGGAGGTCGCCGCCGCGAAGAAGCTCGCGGAGGAGGCGAAGAAGTCGTATGTCGTCCGCGCGGTCGTGGCGGTGCACGGCGAGAGCGACCACTACTCCTATTCCGACGGCTCGCAGGAGTTCCCGCTCGACGGCACCGACGGCACCAAGGACGCGATAAAGGATTACGCGGACGGTCTCGTCGAGTGGCAACGCGATTACGAGGCGAGCGTGAAGGCGATCACGGGCCAGGCGCAGCCGGTGCCGCTCTTCGTCTCGCAGATCAGCGGCTGGAACGACCTCGTCGCGAGCCGCATCGCACAGTGGCAGCTCGACGCCCACGAGCGCGCGCCGGGGAAGGTGGTGCTCGTCACGCCTGCCTACGCGATCCCGCTCAGCCAGGAGGACTGCCTCCACTACACGAACGAGGGCTCGCGGCGCCTCGGCGAGTACTTCGCGAAGGCCTACGCGCGGGTGGTCTTCGAAGGAAGGGCGTGGGAGCCGGTGCGACCGAAGTCGATCACGCTCGCGGGCGCGGTCATCACCGTCACGTTCCACGTCCCGAAGCCGCCGCTCGTCCTCGACACGACGAAGGTCGCCGCCGCGCCCGACATGGGCTTCTCGTACACGGACGACGCGAGCCCGCCGTCGATCGCGAAGGTGGAGCTCTCGGGTCCGGACACGGTGACGATCACGCTCGCCGCCGCGCCGACCGGCGGCAAGAAGCGCCTCCGCTACGCGATGAACCAGGACGTCGGCGGCTGCATCGGCACGCCGCGCGGCGCGCGCGGCAACCTCCGCGACTCCGACGACACGCCGTCGAAGCACGGCTACGACCTCCACAACTGGTCCGTGCATTTCGACGTCGCGGTGCCCTGAGCCTGTCTCGCTGTATCAGCGTGTATCGCGCATGAACGCCTCGAGTCGGGCGTGATTTACGGCATTTCGTGGGTCGGGACGTCTGGCCCGCGCGTTGCTCAATCCTTCTTCGGCGGCGCAAACGGTGCCCGCTCAATTCGAAGGGGATTTTCGTGATGTCGCGCAAGGGTTGGCTCGGTGGTCTCGTGGCGGTGGTGGGGATGGCGGCGCTCGTCGGTTGCGCCGGCGAGAGCGGCGCGGAAGGCGCGGCGGGTGCGATGGGCGCGGCGGGCGCGGCGGGACAGGACGGCGCGATGGGCGCGGCGGGACAGGACGGCGCGCGCGGCGCGAGCACGCTGGTGCGTGCGACGGCGGAGCCGGCGGGGGCGAGCTGCGCGGAGGGTGGGCAGGCGCTCTCCGTCGGCGTCGACACGAACGGCAACGGCACGCTCGACGACGCGGAGATCACGAGCCGCTCCTTCGTCTGCAACGGCGCGGAGGCGTCGACGAGCGTCGAGGAGATCCTCCCCGGCGATCCGCGCTGCCCGAACGGCGGCGTCGCGATCGACGCGGGCGACGGCACGAGCCTCGTCGCCTGCAACGGCCTCGACGGCGCGAAGGGCGATCAGGGCGACACCGGCGCGACGGGCCAGCAAGGTGCGCAGGGAGAGAAGGGCGACAAGGGCGATCAGGGCGCGCAGGGGGCGAAGGGCGATCAGGGCGCGCAGGGGACGAAGGGCGACCCGGGGGAGAAGGGCGACCCGGGGGAGAAGGGCGACCCGGGAGCGTCGGGATCGGAGACGCGGCTCGGCCAGTTCCTTCCGAGCCAGGTCGCGAAGGGAGCGGTCGTCACGTGCACGACGGTCAACGAGACGCCGGCGACGACGGAGTGCCGCGGGTTGAAGCTGAACGGCATCGACGTGTACCTCGGGCCCGTGGAGGCGAACGCGATCTGCGGCTCGATCACGGGCAACGGCTACGACACGGCGAGCGGCTTCGGCCTGTCGACCCCTCCCTACCTGAAGTGGGACGCAGCGGGCGCGCGCTGGACGATGGGCACCGCCGCCGCGATCTCACCGATGCAGAACCTGACCTGCCGGCGCTGACGCCGACCGACGTGGCCGGTGGGGCATGGTCCTCACCGGCCGTGTTCGTTCGTCGAGCTCCCGCGGAGGTCGCGTCAGTCGCGTCCGTCGCGGCGGCGTTCGCGCATCACCTCGAGCGCCTCGCGCTCCTCGGTCCGCGCGGCGATGGCTCGTCGTTTGTCGTGGAGCTTCTTCCCACGTCCGAGCCCGAGCAGCACCTTCACCCACCCGTTCTGGAAGTAGAGGGCGAGCGGGATCAACGTGTATCCCTCACGCAACACCGCGCGCTCGAGGTGACGGATCTGTCGCGCATGCAGGAGGAGCTTCCGCGCCCCGCGCTCGGCGTGCGGGAACGCGCGCGCGGCGAAGAAGGACGCGATGTGCATCTGCTTGAGCCACACCTCCCCCCGCTCCACCGCCGCGTACGCCTCCACGAGTGACGCCTTCCCCTCACGGAGCGATTTCACCTCGCTGCCTTTGAGGACGATCCCCGCCTCGAGCCGCTCCGTGATCTCGTAGTGAAACGTCGCCGCGCGGTTCTGCGCGACGAGCCGCTTCGCAGCGACTCCCCGATCTCGGCGATCGACACGCGCACGCTCGCTCACGCGCGGCGCCTCGTAGCTTCATCGCCGACCGAAACGCGCTGCCGCTCGGCCATGGCCGTCTTCGGGACCCTACGCGCTGGGCGTCGGCGATTCAAGCGCGGCTTGCGGTGGCCGTCCTCGTGCTGCCGCAACGGCGGCACCGCGAGGCGCGCGTGGCAACCGACCGGCACGATCTCGGCCCCTCATGATCGCGAGGCCTCTCGCTCCCGTGGTGCATCGGCGATCCGCGTGTGCCCGCTCGGCTCACGGTGGCACACGCCGGTGGCGCACGCGCGCTCGAGAGCGCATGTTTTCCGCGAGATCGCGCTCGGCACGACCTCTGCTGATGGCGAACGTCATGCGCTCCCACCGTGCCGTCTTCGCCTTCATCGCCGGCTCGACGCTCCTCGCCTGTGCCGGCGGCGGAGGCTACCTCCAGGCCGACCCGAACGATCCCAGCGCGCCCGGCAACGTCGCGCAACCGCTCGAGGCGCTCGTCCCGCTGCAGGGCTGCGGCGAGGTCGAGCAGTACCTCCGCGGGCGCCTCGCCGACGCCGTGAACCGGCGGATCGACGCCGCGATCAAGTCGGTCAACGAGCGTGAGACCTGCTCGCGCTACGTCGGCTACGACGGCGATGACGACGACGACGCGATGGGCAGCGTGGGCTCGTCGAGCGGCAGCTCCGGCACCAACACCAACGGCAGCGGAAGCAGCAGCGGTGACAGCGCGAAGGAGTCGTCCTCGACGAACAACCAGACCGCCGGCGTCGACGAGGCGGACTTCATCAAGAACGACGACAAGTACCTCTACCTCGCGTCGAACGGCGCGTTCCGCGTCGTCGAGGCGTGGCCGGCGGAGAGCATGGCGGAGGTCGCGAAGATCGCGATCGACGGCACGCCGAAGAAGCTCTTCGTCGAAGGTGACCGCGCGCTCGTGTACGTCTCCGTCCCGCGGGAGATCGGCGACGCGAACGGCGACTCGTACGCGAACGGCGTCGGGTACTCCTCCGGCTCCGAGTGCACCTACGGCTACGACTGCGTCCCGAGCGGCGACGGCACCGCGACGAAGCTCGTCGTCTTCGACATCGCCGACCGCCGCGCGCCGAAGAAGGTGCGCGAGATCGCGCTCTCCGGCTCGCTCCTCTCGGCGCGTCGCATCGGCAATGCGGTCCACACCGTCGTCGTCGACACGCCGCCCCGGGTCGAGGGACTCAGGTCGTACCCCGAGGACACGAGCGACTGGTGCGAGGCGGACGACACCGCGAGCTGGCGGTCGCGCGCGATCAGGTCCTGGGAGGCGCTCCGCGCCGAGAACCTCGCCGTCATCGCGAAGGTCGACGTCATGAAGCAGCTCCCGGCCGTGACCGAGAACGGCGCCTCTGCGCTCGCGGCGTGCGGCGGCTACTTCCGTCCGAACGTCGCCGAGGGCACGACGCTCACGTCGCTCGTCTCGGTCGACATCGACGGCGGCGCGTCGACGGTGGCGACGGTCGTGAGCGATCCCGGCGTCGTCTACGCCTCGGAGACGGGCCTCTACATGAGCGTCCCGCACCGCCGCTCGGAGGGCCTGTCCTGGTACACCGGGATGGAGTCGGAGAAGCAGGCGAGCGTCGTCCACAAGTTCCGCGTCGGCGCGACGCCGGCGCTCACCGGCTACGAGGCGAGCGGCGTCGTGAAGGGCCGCGTCCTCAACCAGTTCGCGCTCGACGAGCACGACGGCGCGCTCCGCGTCGCGACGACGACGGGTCGCGCGCCGAGCAAGGACACGCACAGCACGATGTCCGTCCTCGAGCGCCGCGGCCCCGGCCTCGTCCTCACGGGCAAGGTCGACCAGATCGCGCCGACGGAGGACATCCGCAGCGTGCGCTTCGACGGCTCGCGCGGCTTCATCGTCACGTTCAAGAAGACCGACCCGCTCTACGTCTTCGACCTCGGCGACAAGACGGCCCCGCGCATCACCGGCGAGCTCAAGATCCCCGGCTTCTCGACGTACATGCACATGATGGACGCGTCGCACCTCCTCACGATCGGCTACGACGCCGACGACCAGGGCTCCTTCGCGTACTTCCAGGGCGTGATGCTCCAGGTCTTCGACGTCTCCGACATGAAGAACCCGCGCCTCGCGCACAAGGAGATCATCGGCACGCGCGGCTCGAGCTCGGAGGCGCTCACGAACCACCTCGCGTTCACGTACTACGCGCCGAAGAACCTCCTCGCGCTCCCGATGACGGTCTGCGAGGACTCGCAGGGCGGCGGCGGCAGCTACGGCATGACGATGTCGTTCAGCGGCCTCATGCTCTACGACGTCACGACCGCCGGTGGCTTCCAGAAGCGTGGCCAGGTCGCGCACCCGAGCGTCTCCACGGGCGACGGCTACAACTCGAGCGGCTGCTACAAC from Labilithrix sp. encodes:
- a CDS encoding trypsin-like peptidase domain-containing protein; the protein is MKAKTLTLFLVSVAAAGALACGKTEPKNPAPVVASAPPVASAPPPTVHERVVPHVCAARKKVAQLLGQKNEAPIEPFEQSAEAAPPPSSVTAGAARIPANQAYRVVAPSTVLIRTDNGLGTGVVIDPKGYVLTNNHVVADGRKHDFVITVKVTLGDLAPTGRMVRQEKTYEGVVVKSDPVRDVAIVKIKDPPPKLEVAKFAKSAPQVAEKVIAVGHAGIGFLWAAKTCSVATIGERQSDVSMLAAFDCANLDPAAPPAEAEAKKTRCDEAKKRMTDALNAATQGLAIQTDCAITHGDSGGPLVNVVGEVVGLNQSIAVDAATVSFHVHLDELREFIGKYPEEGVPILPDPYCDGGFNPTLEDVDLDGVPETLVTKGNQGLLGSFDRLSLLIDLDEDQGKKSKEGQAESFDAEIALLTIRNTTYVWYDTVGDNKFDVLLVDKDNDGKPEQLFHLGPNGALTEEKDKSLIPNHDLSARFVKDPKLHVRLAKIAQAIGGTKMISAKTLAAASATTTLPDPLLGGGNQGRVLDTDANGRPDLAAVRGAFSRGVLIDADEDSLGTLKVGASADELVKAKKVDAEVAIVVQGTTLWAQYDTNNDGKFDLALVASNGGDPSSLIATSAYKIGDKGELAPAPENVGRKVLRPGLLPEHPRVANAFRYFGSDVAADEGMGSVPDPTAARGRFRAREVKGLPASTIVESEAGSASVILVDVDRDSKVPAKDPDIPKIVADGKFDAEVAIVHRGLGDGGADWVYYDTDADGKFDFVLYVPATNKEAPAQAWRVVKDASAKNGVAFQHDPAAIAGKPIRHKTIFKDKAMGPKWKAIAEKIFKPSMIE
- a CDS encoding alpha/beta fold hydrolase, translating into MTPSTAGDIPLLTWAPEPGGEGRGAVLLFHGLRMGADSLAREAGWLVARGFTVLGVDAPHHGRRSSEVVETMPDALTLEGHYVLLRLLREARAEIPALVDHARALGHERVAIAGVSFGAFIALAAAAVEPRLDAFVSILGTPDWTPRDGAVPDDLREAVAESPHHRPEAFAPRPLLLLNGGADDNVRPGPARDLAARLRPLYEAAGAGASLVHHEYPNTPHFVEEPEWADMWQRTGDFLIQAFASKR
- a CDS encoding glutathione S-transferase family protein — translated: MIRIVGRSSSHYTRVTRMFALELGVEHRFEPILQLGSVDASTYAGNPALKMPSLVDDEGPLFGTENICRRLARGRRDVVLRGDVEVRVVANAEELTLHGMAADVDVILAKLAGQPASPKVVRGLENSLAWLDEHLAAVRAALPAGRAPSFVEVALYCLVEHLPFREVVDVAPYSRLATFCQEFGARASAVETAYRFDAKA
- a CDS encoding collagen-like protein translates to MSRKGWLGGLVAVVGMAALVGCAGESGAEGAAGAMGAAGAAGQDGAMGAAGQDGARGASTLVRATAEPAGASCAEGGQALSVGVDTNGNGTLDDAEITSRSFVCNGAEASTSVEEILPGDPRCPNGGVAIDAGDGTSLVACNGLDGAKGDQGDTGATGQQGAQGEKGDKGDQGAQGAKGDQGAQGTKGDPGEKGDPGEKGDPGASGSETRLGQFLPSQVAKGAVVTCTTVNETPATTECRGLKLNGIDVYLGPVEANAICGSITGNGYDTASGFGLSTPPYLKWDAAGARWTMGTAAAISPMQNLTCRR
- the smpB gene encoding SsrA-binding protein SmpB, with amino-acid sequence MSERARVDRRDRGVAAKRLVAQNRAATFHYEITERLEAGIVLKGSEVKSLREGKASLVEAYAAVERGEVWLKQMHIASFFAARAFPHAERGARKLLLHARQIRHLERAVLREGYTLIPLALYFQNGWVKVLLGLGRGKKLHDKRRAIAARTEEREALEVMRERRRDGRD
- a CDS encoding beta-propeller domain-containing protein; this translates as MRSHRAVFAFIAGSTLLACAGGGGYLQADPNDPSAPGNVAQPLEALVPLQGCGEVEQYLRGRLADAVNRRIDAAIKSVNERETCSRYVGYDGDDDDDAMGSVGSSSGSSGTNTNGSGSSSGDSAKESSSTNNQTAGVDEADFIKNDDKYLYLASNGAFRVVEAWPAESMAEVAKIAIDGTPKKLFVEGDRALVYVSVPREIGDANGDSYANGVGYSSGSECTYGYDCVPSGDGTATKLVVFDIADRRAPKKVREIALSGSLLSARRIGNAVHTVVVDTPPRVEGLRSYPEDTSDWCEADDTASWRSRAIRSWEALRAENLAVIAKVDVMKQLPAVTENGASALAACGGYFRPNVAEGTTLTSLVSVDIDGGASTVATVVSDPGVVYASETGLYMSVPHRRSEGLSWYTGMESEKQASVVHKFRVGATPALTGYEASGVVKGRVLNQFALDEHDGALRVATTTGRAPSKDTHSTMSVLERRGPGLVLTGKVDQIAPTEDIRSVRFDGSRGFIVTFKKTDPLYVFDLGDKTAPRITGELKIPGFSTYMHMMDASHLLTIGYDADDQGSFAYFQGVMLQVFDVSDMKNPRLAHKEIIGTRGSSSEALTNHLAFTYYAPKNLLALPMTVCEDSQGGGGSYGMTMSFSGLMLYDVTTAGGFQKRGQVAHPSVSTGDGYNSSGCYNWWTNASSEVKRSVIMDDVVFSISDLRVKANRLSNPSADVAVVSLQ